The Pogona vitticeps strain Pit_001003342236 chromosome 3, PviZW2.1, whole genome shotgun sequence genome includes a window with the following:
- the KCNIP2 gene encoding A-type potassium channel modulatory protein KCNIP2 isoform X3 → MDTREQQRVAAAIDGDNMVQTDLTGVEDEFELSTVCHRPEGLDQLQEQTKFTRKELQVLYRGFKNECPSGIVNEESFKQIYSQFFPQGDSSTYATFLFNAFDTDHDGSVSFEDFVAGLSIILRGTIDDRLNWAFNLYDLNKDGCITKEEMLDIMKSIYDMMGKYTYPAMHEEAPREHVENFFQKMDRNKDGVVTIEEFIESCQKVI, encoded by the exons ATGGATACCAGGGAACAGCAACGTGTAGCAGCAGCAATAGATGGGGACAACATGGTTCAAACGGATTTGACTGG TGTAGAAGATGAGTTTGAGCTCTCTACAGTATGTCATCGGCCTGAGGGCTTGGACCAGCTACAGGAGCAAACCAAGTTCACCCGTAAGGAGCTACAGGTCTTGTACAGAGGCTTCAAGAAT GAGTGCCCTAGTGGCATTGTTAATGAAGAGAGCTTCAAGCAAATCTACTCACAGTTCTTCCCACAGGGAG ATTCCAGTACATATGCAACTTTCCTTTTCAACGCATTTGACACCGATCATGATGGCTCAGTCAGTTTTGAG GATTTTGTGGCCGGGTTGTCCATTATTCTACGTGGCACTATAGATGATCGGCTCAATTGGGCCTTTAACCTCTATGACCTGAATAAAGACGGCTGTATTACCAAAGAG GAAATGCTGGACATAATGAAATCCATCTATGACATGATGGGCAAGTACACGTACCCAGCCATGCATGAAGAGGCACCTCGGGAGCATGTGGAAAATTTCTTCCAG AAAATGGACCGAAACAAGGATGGTGTGGTGACTATTGAAGAATTCATAGAGTCCTGCCAAAAGGTAATATAG
- the KCNIP2 gene encoding A-type potassium channel modulatory protein KCNIP2 isoform X5 codes for MRSKGRKESLSDSRDLDGSYDQLTGNPPGHAKKALKQRFLKLLPCCRQPKSIPSISESNVEDEFELSTVCHRPEGLDQLQEQTKFTRKELQVLYRGFKNECPSGIVNEESFKQIYSQFFPQGDSSTYATFLFNAFDTDHDGSVSFEDFVAGLSIILRGTIDDRLNWAFNLYDLNKDGCITKEEMLDIMKSIYDMMGKYTYPAMHEEAPREHVENFFQKMDRNKDGVVTIEEFIESCQKVI; via the exons GCAACCCACCTGGGCATGCTAAAAAAGCCTTGAAGCAGCGGTTCCTCAAGCTGCTGCCCTGCTGCCGCCAGCCCAAATCCATCCCTTCAATCAGCGAAAGCAA TGTAGAAGATGAGTTTGAGCTCTCTACAGTATGTCATCGGCCTGAGGGCTTGGACCAGCTACAGGAGCAAACCAAGTTCACCCGTAAGGAGCTACAGGTCTTGTACAGAGGCTTCAAGAAT GAGTGCCCTAGTGGCATTGTTAATGAAGAGAGCTTCAAGCAAATCTACTCACAGTTCTTCCCACAGGGAG ATTCCAGTACATATGCAACTTTCCTTTTCAACGCATTTGACACCGATCATGATGGCTCAGTCAGTTTTGAG GATTTTGTGGCCGGGTTGTCCATTATTCTACGTGGCACTATAGATGATCGGCTCAATTGGGCCTTTAACCTCTATGACCTGAATAAAGACGGCTGTATTACCAAAGAG GAAATGCTGGACATAATGAAATCCATCTATGACATGATGGGCAAGTACACGTACCCAGCCATGCATGAAGAGGCACCTCGGGAGCATGTGGAAAATTTCTTCCAG AAAATGGACCGAAACAAGGATGGTGTGGTGACTATTGAAGAATTCATAGAGTCCTGCCAAAAGGTAATATAG
- the KCNIP2 gene encoding A-type potassium channel modulatory protein KCNIP2 isoform X4: MKPLISYCWFCILTAHLISDSVEDEFELSTVCHRPEGLDQLQEQTKFTRKELQVLYRGFKNECPSGIVNEESFKQIYSQFFPQGDSSTYATFLFNAFDTDHDGSVSFEDFVAGLSIILRGTIDDRLNWAFNLYDLNKDGCITKEEMLDIMKSIYDMMGKYTYPAMHEEAPREHVENFFQKMDRNKDGVVTIEEFIESCQKVI; encoded by the exons ACAGTGTAGAAGATGAGTTTGAGCTCTCTACAGTATGTCATCGGCCTGAGGGCTTGGACCAGCTACAGGAGCAAACCAAGTTCACCCGTAAGGAGCTACAGGTCTTGTACAGAGGCTTCAAGAAT GAGTGCCCTAGTGGCATTGTTAATGAAGAGAGCTTCAAGCAAATCTACTCACAGTTCTTCCCACAGGGAG ATTCCAGTACATATGCAACTTTCCTTTTCAACGCATTTGACACCGATCATGATGGCTCAGTCAGTTTTGAG GATTTTGTGGCCGGGTTGTCCATTATTCTACGTGGCACTATAGATGATCGGCTCAATTGGGCCTTTAACCTCTATGACCTGAATAAAGACGGCTGTATTACCAAAGAG GAAATGCTGGACATAATGAAATCCATCTATGACATGATGGGCAAGTACACGTACCCAGCCATGCATGAAGAGGCACCTCGGGAGCATGTGGAAAATTTCTTCCAG AAAATGGACCGAAACAAGGATGGTGTGGTGACTATTGAAGAATTCATAGAGTCCTGCCAAAAGGTAATATAG